In one window of Canis lupus baileyi chromosome 34, mCanLup2.hap1, whole genome shotgun sequence DNA:
- the LOC140624160 gene encoding protein MIS12 homolog codes for MSVDPMTYEAQFFGFTPQTCMLRIYIASQDYLFEGMQAVEQVILKKLGDLPGCEISPVQVRKCAEKFLGFMKGRFHNLFGKMEQLFLQLILCIPPNILLPEDKPQELHPCSEEEFRLLQEEIEQLQEK; via the coding sequence ATGTCTGTGGACCCGATGACCTACGAGGCCCAGTTCTTCGGCTTCACACCGCAAACCTGCATGCTGAGAATCTACATTGCATCTCAAGACTACCTGTTTGAAGGGATGCAGGCCGTCGAACAGGTCATTCTGAAAAAGCTAGGTGACCTCCCAGGCTGTGAGATCAGCCCCGTCCAGGTTCGTAAATGCGCAGAGAAGTTCCTCGGCTTCATGAAGGGACGTTTCCATAACCTTTTTGGCAAAATGGAGCAGCTGTTTTTGCAGTTGATTCTGTGCATTCCCCCAAACATTTTGCTTCCGGAAGACAAACCCCAGGAGCTGCATCCTTGTAGTGAGGAAGAGTTCCGGCTCCTCCAGGAGGAAATTGAACAGTTACAGGAGAAGTAG